One Deltaproteobacteria bacterium genomic region harbors:
- a CDS encoding P-II family nitrogen regulator, whose amino-acid sequence MKRIDAIIKPYKLDEVKERLASVGVQGLTVSEVKGFGRQRGHTELYRGAEYIVDFLPKVQITVLVPDERVAETVESIVESARTGRIGDGKIFITAVENVVRIRTGERGAGAV is encoded by the coding sequence ATGAAGCGGATCGACGCGATCATCAAGCCCTACAAGCTCGACGAGGTGAAGGAACGGCTGGCCAGCGTGGGGGTGCAGGGCCTGACGGTGAGCGAGGTGAAGGGCTTCGGCCGCCAGAGGGGCCACACGGAGCTCTACCGCGGGGCGGAGTACATCGTCGACTTCCTCCCCAAGGTGCAGATCACCGTGCTGGTCCCGGACGAGCGGGTTGCGGAAACCGTCGAGTCCATCGTCGAGAGTGCCCGCACCGGACGGATCGGGGACGGCAAGATCTTCATCACCGCGGTCGAGAATGTGGTCCGCATCCGCACCGGCGAGCGAGGAGCGGGAGCCGTTTAG